CTATAAAAAATAAAATGGATTGCCGCGTCGAGTTTATAGCCTCTCCTCGCAATGACGCGTAAATTTAACTATCAATTAGAGTTTATTAGTTGATTAAAAATATTGAATTATGAATACAATTGAACAAACTATAAAAGTACTTGAATGGAAAACCATTCTTGAAGACCTTTCAAAGCACTCTACCTGCGAAATCGGCAAAGAGCGTTGTTTAAATGCAGAAATCTTTTTGAATGCCGAAAAAATCAGGTACGAGCTAAAACTTACAACTGAAGGGAAATATTTATTAGACCATACTATATATCCTCCTCTCAGCGGTATAAGAAATATTGCGGAGTTTCTCTCAATTGCCCGAACAGGAAAAACCCTGAGAGGTGAAGAATTAATTGATATAGCCAATACAATGGGGGCTTCAAGGCGATTAAAGTCGTTTTTTGAAAGGTACAAAGAAGAAGTACCCGCATTACACAAGATTTCAACGGGTCTATATGAAGATAAGCTTCTGGAAGAAGATATTCTCGATATTTTTGATGAGGCAGGGAATATGTACGATACAGCAAGTCCCGAGCTAAAAAGACTGCGAGTAAGCCTTAAAGACCAGACTTTTAATCTCAAAAACAAACTTAATTCCCTTATAAATTCAGCTTCTTTCTCGAAATTCCTTCAGGAAAGCGTTTTTACTTTGAGGGATGACAGGTATGTAGTACCAGTAAAAGCCGAACATAAGTCGCATGTTCCGGGTATTGTCCATGACATTTCGGCGAGCGGTTCAACAATTTTTATTGAACCTCGGATAATTGTTGAGCTTAACAACAAACTCAGAGAAATCGAGATAAAAATCGACGCTGAAGTCAAACGAATTTTGACAGAACTAAGCGGCAGGGTCAAAGAAATTACGCAGGAGATGACTTATACGCTCGAGATTCTTGGCGATATAGATTTTGTTTTTGCTAAATCAAAATACAGTATATCGATTAAGGCGACAGAACCTGAAATTAACACTGAAAAATATATTTCTCTCAAAAGTGTAAGGCATCCTGTTCTTTTGAGAGTTGTTGAAAAAGTCGTCCCGAACGATATAAAAATCGGGAAAAGCTTCAATATAATGATAATTACCGGTCCGAATACGGGAGGAAAGACGGTAGTTCTCAAAACAGTAGGAATTTGTACACTTATGGCTCGAGCAGGTATGCATATCCCTGCTGTAGAGGCAAGTATTTATCCTTTTAAAAACATTTTTGCGGATATCGGGGATGAACAAAGCATTATCCAGAGCTTATCCACGTTTTCCGGACATATCAAAAACATTATCAATATTCTTGAAAACGCAGATGATGACACACTTATTTTGATTGATGAAGTCGGAGCAGGCACTGATCCTCTAGAAGGAACAGCTCTTGCCGAGGCAATCCTGCAAGATATTTTTGACAAAGGCTCAAGGGCAATCATTACGACCCATTTCAGCGAACTTAAAGCACTTGCTTACACAAAATCAGGCTTTTATAACGCAAGCGTAGAATTTGATACTGAAAGCCTCGAGCCTACTTATAAATTATTAATGGGAATGCCGGGCAAGAGTAATGCCATTTATATAGCGGGAAAACTTGGACTTAATGAAAATATTGCAAAAAAAGCACGGGAAATATATTTAACGAAAAAAGACCCGACAGGGCAGGTTCTTGAAGGACTTCAAAATACACAGCAAGAACTTTCAAAAAATGCCAAAAAAGTTGAGGAAACAAAGGAAAATCTTGAAAAGCTTGAAAAAGCTTACAATGAAGATATTGAAAAAATCAAAGACGAGAAAAAAAAGATTATCAGTGTTTACAGGAAAAAATTTGATGCGGAGCTGCTCAAAGCAAAGGAAGAAATTAAAGATATTCTTGAAGAAATCAGGCGAACAAAAAGCGAAAAAGTTTCAAGGCGAACCCTTTCAAAGCTTGGCGGGACAGAAGCTGAACTCAGGCAGTTTAGTCAGGGAGAAAAAGAGCTGCTTGAACCTGAATTTCAGCCACTTGACTGGGACAATATTAAAATTGGCGATACAGTGCTTATAAAACATCTGGATCAGGAAGCTGTTGTTTCTGCTTTGCCTGACAAAAATAACAATGTTCAGGTGCAGATAGGTTTACTTAAAACAACAGTAAAAGCAGATGAGCTAGTAAAAACAAAATCGGGAAAATCTGCCAAATTTAAGACTAATATAGAAAAACCAAAATATATTCAGCTAAAAAGACACCAAATAAGCAATGAGCTTGACTTAAGAGGAATGAGCGCAGAAGATGCGATAGACAAAGTAGAATTTTTTCTTGATGAAGCCAGTCTGGCGAATCTTTCTCCTATTTATCTTATTCATGGGCATGGGACGGGTATTTTAAGAAAAGCAGTCAGAGAGTACCTCAAAACTTCGCCATATATCAGCAAATTCAGAGCAGGAGAACAGACAGAAGGCGGTGACGGAGTTACTGTCGCAGAATTAGCTTAGACTCTTGAAGCAGCAGCCCCTAAACTTGCCTTAAACGCTTATATATCTTGATTTTTGTATTTTTAACAAAATCGGCTCTTAATTTTAAAATCACAAAAATAAAAAGAACAATTGATAAAGCATTTTTAGCGTAGTATAGTTTAATAAAGCTAGCAAAATAAAAGATTTGAATTTCCGGAGAAAAAATAATGGATGCAATGATACGTGTTTCACTTGATACAACAGAAAAAGCAGAAAACAAGTACAAACTTGTTTATGAAGTAGCAGCTCTTGCTAAAAAACTTGTTGAAGAACAAATTGTTAAAAAACAGCACGAAGAGTTCGGCTATGACGTAGAGCCTACTTTTAACTCTTCAATCAAAAAAGAAAAACCTGTTCAGCATGCAATAATGGTTAAAGCCAGTGAATCTGACGATAGCGGACTTGTTGGCTAGTTTTTAGTTTTTAATGAACAACACTTATACAGCGAAATTTGATTTAACAAAAGAACCTGAATTAAAACAAAAGCTCGAAAAAAGCGGTTTTAATTTCCAGCAAGTTCAGTATGCTTTTTGGCGGGGACAAAAAAACGGTCTGTCTGTTACTCTTTACAATAGCGGAAAACTGCTTGTACAGGGAAAAGAAACCGATGCTTTCCTGAAAGAATATTTGGGGATAGAAAACAGCACGCAGAGTGTTTTGGCTTTGCCTGAAACAAAAGCAAAATACTCAAGCTGGATTGGTACTGACGAATCGGGAAAAGGGGATTATTTTGGTCCGCTTGTGATTGCAGGTGTGCTTGTCGAAGAAGAAAATATAAAAAAACTTTCCGCTTTTAATATTCAGGACAGCAAAAAGCTTAATGATTCCATAATAGAAAAAGTTGCCGTGCAGATTAAGGCAAACAGCACTTTTTCTGTGGTAGTAATTAATCCTGCAAAGTACAATGAGCTTTATTCAAAGTTTAAAAATTTAAATACACTGCTGGCGTGGGGACATGCCAGAGCTATAGAAAATATTCTTGAGAAAAAACCATGCCGGAATGTTCTTTCCGATAAATTCGGCAATGAATCTTTGATTAAAAATGCTTTATTGAAAAAAGGAAAAACAATCAATCTGGAACAAAGAGTCAGGGCTGAATCCGATCTTGCAGTTGCGGCAGCCTCTATTTTAGCAAGAAATGAATTTGTTCAGAGAATAAAAAAACTTTCTGTTGAACATGGAATAACTTTTCAAAAAGGCGCTTCACCTAAAGTTAAAGAACAGGCTTCTGAATTTGCAAGCAAACATGGATTCGAATCACTCAAAAATATTGCCAAATTACACTTTAAAACAACAAAAGAACTACACATCAAATAGTATATATATACAAACTATATATATATAAATTCTTTGTATAAGAAAATGTAAATCAATAACATGGCTAAGTGATTTATGTATAAATTTTTTATATAGTTAATTAAGTTAGTTAATCTAGCTAAACTGTACATTAAATTGTTATACAAAACATAAATTAAACACAAGAATTTTAATAATTTTTATCGAAATATATCAGCATAAATTAATTATTCTAAATTCACAACCGTAGAGGAAAAATTAAAAATGAGAGAAAAAAATTTTTTCGTTAGTTATTATATGAGCCGTTCACCGGTTTACGTTCAAGAAACAGACACTCTTTACAGTGCAATTAAAGCAATGAAAAAATTTAAAGTAGATGCTATCTCGGTTGTTAATGAAGATTTTGCAATTATTGGCTGTATTACAAAGAAAAAAATTAAAAATATTCTCAAACTTAATTTAAGCAAAAATATTAATCTTTTTGAAAACATAATGGTTAAAGATATTATCGGAAAAGACAAGTTTCCTGTGATTGTTTATCCAAACATGGAAATAGAAGATGCTTTTTCTATTATGAAATACCTTAACAATACCTGTATTCCGGTAGTAAATGAGCCATGGGAGAAAAAAATGGTTGGCGTTCTCTGGTTAGAGGATATACTTTCTATCATAAAAAAATTGCCGGTATAGACTAAACTGTTAGTGTATTGAGAGATTAAAGTTACTACTGTTATACTGAACTCGTTAAAATGAGTTTAGCCTTCCAGAGAGGCAAAGCCGCTCTTCAGGCTTTCGCTCCTGCTTCGCGAAAAAAATTAAGATAAGAAAGAGTTTTTTGCGAAACATTTTATAGTCTCAATACATTATTAGGATAGATATATGAACAAAGTTAAAGCCGCTGAAGACTTCCTTAAAAGTCTCGAAAACCCTCAGATAACAATGGATATAATGGTTGACAGAATTGATGTCCAAATGCTTTATGTAATTAACAATTATGCCGATTTGATTTCAAAAGTCAGAAAAAAAACCAGCAGCCTTGAAGAAAAAGACATTGTAACCTGTTCTATGATAATAGGCTATTTGTTAAAAAGCCATTTAGACCGTTACGAACTAGATCAGAGCTTAAAAATAAATGTTATGGATTAATCTTACTTGCCAATACAGAAGTTATCAAAAATATTATTAATAATTTCTTCTGAGATGACTTCTCCTGTGATTTCTCCAAGTGCGATGAGGGCAGACTTTAAATCAATTAAAATCAAATCCTGAATTTCACTATTTTTGCAGGCACTTAATGATTGTTCAAGTGAAGCCAGGCTTTTTGCAAGACATTCCTGTTGACGTGTATTTGTACAAAATTCATTTGAAGCGTCTTCAGTTATTATAAGTTTTCTAATTTCTTTTTTGATTAAATCAAGCCCTATTTTTGCTTTTGCAGAAATTTTAATAGTGCTTTGACTGTCATTGCAGCTTTCCACTAAATCTGATTTTGAGCCGATTTTTATTACTTTTTTGTTTTTTATCTCTTCATAAATTGCAAGGTCTTCAGTTTTGAGTCCTTGAGTTAAATCATAAATAAAAAGAATTAAATCTGCATTTTCTATACAGCTTTTAGTTTTATTTATACCGATAGATTCAATATAGTCGCTTGAATTATTGGAATCCAGATTTCTTATTCCTGCCGTATCCATTAAAATTACAGGGATTCCGTCTATATCAACGGATTCTTGAATAATATCTCTTGTTGTACCGGGAATTTCTGTTACTATTGCTCTTTCCATATCAAGAAGGGCGTTAAACAAAGAGGATTTTCCCACATTGGGTTTGCCTGCAAAGGCAATTTTTAAGCCATCTCTCATTAAATTCGAGGAATTTGCCGTTAATAAAATAAGATTTATCTTTTTTATAAAAAAATTGAGTTTTTCCTCTATAAAAAAATACTCGGGCTCATTGACTTCTTCGGGAAAATCAATAGCTGCTGTCATCATCGATAAAAGATCTAGAACTTCCTTCCTTAAATTATTTATGTGATTAGAGAGATTCCCCGATAAATTTCCTGCCGCAGCTTGAGAAAACTTGTCAGTTTTCGAATGAATAAGGTCAAGAACAGCTTCTGCTCTACTTAAGTCCAATTTTCCGTGCATAAAAGCTCTCTTAGAAAACTCGCCTTTTTCCGCAAGTCTTGCTCCTTCTTTAAGGCAGAGCTTTAGGATGTTTTTTACAACATTAATGCCTCCATGACATTGAATTTCAAAAACATCTTCTCCCGTGTAGCTGTTCGGGTTTTTAAAACAGAGAACAATTACTTCATCTATAGGTTTTTTGTTACTGATTATCCAGCCATGATAAATTTTATTTGGCTTAAAATCAGGCAGGATCTTATCTTGCAGCGTTGTAGAAAATATTTTCGAGATAATTTCCTGCGATTTTTCTCCGGAAATCCTTACGATACCGACCCCGCCTGTTCCAAGAGGAGTTGCAATTGCTGCTATTGTATCATTTTGGTTATAAATTTTTTTCATTTTGCAAGGAATCAATTTTCCCTATTTACCACTTTGATTTATTATTTTTTTTCTCGGAAGAATTTTCTTTAGCCGCATCACCAACACCTTCTGTAAGACTTTTTGGTTCAGAAGCCACTATGTCTATAATATCAGGTTTTTTAGGATTTTCTGCCTCTATTTGCTTGTTAATTACAACAGTTTGTATCACTTGAATAACATTGCTCACTACCATATACAGCAAAACACCAGCTGGAATCGGAACAAATACAAACATACCCGTAACCATTATCGGCATCATCTTGCCCATACTGTCTTGCATTGCTTGTTGGGCAGGATCAGCAGGTACATTTTTCTTTCCTGATGTCATTACCTTCTGAGAAAGGAACATTGTGAGACCGAACAGAATAACAAGCACTAAAACGTCAGGATGAAAGACTGTTTTTGCCTTGACTGTCGAAACTTGGGCTACCAAAAGGCCGTCTCTCTTATTAAATGTTACATTCTCAATTTCCTTTGTTGCATTGTTTATTATAGGAACTTGGGCTGTCTGAATTTTATCCATTTCACTAAATTTCAAATCCGTTATTTGATTTTCAAGATTTATTTTTAAGTCAACAGGTTCTCCCGGAATTATATTTCCCTGAATTTCAACAGACTTATTAGGATCTTTAACTGCCACTTCCTGTTTTTTATTATTAATATAAACAGTGATAGTTTTTTCTGTTGAAAATGTATCATGTTCTTCTACACCAAATATCTTGTCTCCCACGACTCCGGCATGGCTTCTCATTGTAGAATCGAGCCTTTTAACGAATAAAAATGATGTTTTGCCTGCCATTTGTATAAATTGAGGACTCATAAGGGCAGAGTAAAGCATAATGAATATCGGCAGCTGAATCAACATCGGAAAACACCCTGCAAACGGATTAAAACTGTGTTCTTTATAAAATTCCGCGATTTTTTTCTGCATCATTTGAGGATTGCTTTTGTATCTCTCCTGCAATTCTTTAAGTTTTGGAGCAAGCTGTTGAGTTTTTATCATTGAACGCTGCTGTGCAACACTCAGGGGCCACATTGCAAGCCTTATAATCACTGTCAAAAGAACTATAGCTAGACCGTAACTTCCTGCTATATCTGCAAGAGCTTTTAATATTTGTACTGTTAAAGCTGA
The genomic region above belongs to bacterium and contains:
- a CDS encoding CBS domain-containing protein; protein product: MREKNFFVSYYMSRSPVYVQETDTLYSAIKAMKKFKVDAISVVNEDFAIIGCITKKKIKNILKLNLSKNINLFENIMVKDIIGKDKFPVIVYPNMEIEDAFSIMKYLNNTCIPVVNEPWEKKMVGVLWLEDILSIIKKLPV
- the yidC gene encoding membrane protein insertase YidC; this encodes MDFSALTVQILKALADIAGSYGLAIVLLTVIIRLAMWPLSVAQQRSMIKTQQLAPKLKELQERYKSNPQMMQKKIAEFYKEHSFNPFAGCFPMLIQLPIFIMLYSALMSPQFIQMAGKTSFLFVKRLDSTMRSHAGVVGDKIFGVEEHDTFSTEKTITVYINNKKQEVAVKDPNKSVEIQGNIIPGEPVDLKINLENQITDLKFSEMDKIQTAQVPIINNATKEIENVTFNKRDGLLVAQVSTVKAKTVFHPDVLVLVILFGLTMFLSQKVMTSGKKNVPADPAQQAMQDSMGKMMPIMVTGMFVFVPIPAGVLLYMVVSNVIQVIQTVVINKQIEAENPKKPDIIDIVASEPKSLTEGVGDAAKENSSEKKNNKSKW
- the rnhC gene encoding ribonuclease HIII, which produces MNNTYTAKFDLTKEPELKQKLEKSGFNFQQVQYAFWRGQKNGLSVTLYNSGKLLVQGKETDAFLKEYLGIENSTQSVLALPETKAKYSSWIGTDESGKGDYFGPLVIAGVLVEEENIKKLSAFNIQDSKKLNDSIIEKVAVQIKANSTFSVVVINPAKYNELYSKFKNLNTLLAWGHARAIENILEKKPCRNVLSDKFGNESLIKNALLKKGKTINLEQRVRAESDLAVAAASILARNEFVQRIKKLSVEHGITFQKGASPKVKEQASEFASKHGFESLKNIAKLHFKTTKELHIK
- a CDS encoding endonuclease MutS2 translates to MNTIEQTIKVLEWKTILEDLSKHSTCEIGKERCLNAEIFLNAEKIRYELKLTTEGKYLLDHTIYPPLSGIRNIAEFLSIARTGKTLRGEELIDIANTMGASRRLKSFFERYKEEVPALHKISTGLYEDKLLEEDILDIFDEAGNMYDTASPELKRLRVSLKDQTFNLKNKLNSLINSASFSKFLQESVFTLRDDRYVVPVKAEHKSHVPGIVHDISASGSTIFIEPRIIVELNNKLREIEIKIDAEVKRILTELSGRVKEITQEMTYTLEILGDIDFVFAKSKYSISIKATEPEINTEKYISLKSVRHPVLLRVVEKVVPNDIKIGKSFNIMIITGPNTGGKTVVLKTVGICTLMARAGMHIPAVEASIYPFKNIFADIGDEQSIIQSLSTFSGHIKNIINILENADDDTLILIDEVGAGTDPLEGTALAEAILQDIFDKGSRAIITTHFSELKALAYTKSGFYNASVEFDTESLEPTYKLLMGMPGKSNAIYIAGKLGLNENIAKKAREIYLTKKDPTGQVLEGLQNTQQELSKNAKKVEETKENLEKLEKAYNEDIEKIKDEKKKIISVYRKKFDAELLKAKEEIKDILEEIRRTKSEKVSRRTLSKLGGTEAELRQFSQGEKELLEPEFQPLDWDNIKIGDTVLIKHLDQEAVVSALPDKNNNVQVQIGLLKTTVKADELVKTKSGKSAKFKTNIEKPKYIQLKRHQISNELDLRGMSAEDAIDKVEFFLDEASLANLSPIYLIHGHGTGILRKAVREYLKTSPYISKFRAGEQTEGGDGVTVAELA
- the mnmE gene encoding tRNA uridine-5-carboxymethylaminomethyl(34) synthesis GTPase MnmE, with product MKKIYNQNDTIAAIATPLGTGGVGIVRISGEKSQEIISKIFSTTLQDKILPDFKPNKIYHGWIISNKKPIDEVIVLCFKNPNSYTGEDVFEIQCHGGINVVKNILKLCLKEGARLAEKGEFSKRAFMHGKLDLSRAEAVLDLIHSKTDKFSQAAAGNLSGNLSNHINNLRKEVLDLLSMMTAAIDFPEEVNEPEYFFIEEKLNFFIKKINLILLTANSSNLMRDGLKIAFAGKPNVGKSSLFNALLDMERAIVTEIPGTTRDIIQESVDIDGIPVILMDTAGIRNLDSNNSSDYIESIGINKTKSCIENADLILFIYDLTQGLKTEDLAIYEEIKNKKVIKIGSKSDLVESCNDSQSTIKISAKAKIGLDLIKKEIRKLIITEDASNEFCTNTRQQECLAKSLASLEQSLSACKNSEIQDLILIDLKSALIALGEITGEVISEEIINNIFDNFCIGK